A genome region from Nitrosopumilus oxyclinae includes the following:
- a CDS encoding galactose-1-phosphate uridylyltransferase: MGDMRKDYVSERFMIVSKKDDKVIDPKKSPFAPGNEAMTNPSVLSLVAKDGMLQRLQDNDDDYVKNWAIRVFESKNPIVSIETENSYSDKPFYSEPAYGYHYIVVASPNVKDTFATIDPEQWSNVLVVVQDRLRWLYTQKGVTYVSIYGDHGELGGNANPHPHLNLLTFSTIPPVIETEAEASHKILNEKGVCPMCQTINEEISGPRQVLQTEGFIAYCPWAPSYPYEFWISPKKHTTSFSKITQKEINDLSLILRATLGGLTKTVKNVSYNLVFHLSPEKKNSRQIHWHIEIYPITKSWSGLERGYGIFLNDISPEQAAEKLGAACRKELANLVGIV, from the coding sequence ATGGGGGATATGCGCAAAGACTATGTTTCTGAGCGTTTTATGATTGTCTCAAAAAAAGATGACAAAGTAATTGATCCTAAAAAATCACCGTTTGCTCCAGGTAACGAAGCTATGACAAATCCATCTGTTTTGTCTCTTGTTGCAAAAGATGGAATGTTACAACGTCTTCAAGATAATGATGATGATTATGTTAAAAATTGGGCCATACGAGTTTTTGAAAGTAAAAATCCTATCGTCTCAATTGAAACAGAAAACTCTTACAGTGACAAGCCATTTTACAGTGAACCTGCATATGGTTATCATTACATTGTAGTTGCATCTCCAAACGTCAAAGATACATTTGCAACAATAGACCCTGAACAATGGTCCAATGTGCTAGTTGTAGTTCAAGACAGATTACGATGGCTTTACACGCAAAAAGGTGTAACTTATGTTTCAATTTACGGTGACCATGGTGAATTAGGAGGCAATGCAAATCCTCACCCTCATCTTAATCTTCTAACGTTCTCAACTATTCCTCCTGTAATTGAGACTGAAGCCGAAGCATCTCATAAAATTTTGAATGAAAAAGGAGTTTGTCCAATGTGTCAGACAATAAATGAAGAAATCAGTGGTCCAAGACAGGTTCTTCAAACTGAGGGATTTATTGCATATTGCCCATGGGCTCCTTCATATCCTTATGAATTCTGGATTTCTCCAAAAAAACATACTACTAGTTTTTCAAAAATAACTCAAAAAGAAATTAACGATTTATCATTAATTTTAAGGGCCACTCTTGGGGGATTGACAAAAACCGTAAAGAACGTATCATACAATTTGGTTTTTCATCTTTCTCCTGAAAAGAAAAATAGTCGACAAATTCATTGGCATATTGAAATTTATCCAATTACAAAATCTTGGTCTGGATTAGAACGTGGATATGGTATCTTCTTAAATGATATCTCTCCTGAACAAGCAGCAGAAAAACTTGGAGCAGCTTGCAGGAAAGAATTAGCCAACTTAGTTGGCATTGTGTGA
- a CDS encoding GNAT family N-acetyltransferase, with protein sequence MSDVIIRELKEEDLWNGFLTSLDSLKQASNIEKSKAKEIFDKINANPDHIIAVAELDGKIVGSTTLLIESKFIHNGGLVGHIEDVVVNKEHQGKEIGEKIMKHLINKSKNRGCYKTILDCTDDVKPFYEKLGFKQVGNELRLDNI encoded by the coding sequence ATGAGTGATGTAATCATTAGAGAATTAAAAGAAGAGGACCTTTGGAATGGATTCTTAACATCACTTGATTCTTTAAAACAAGCAAGCAATATTGAGAAATCTAAAGCAAAAGAAATTTTCGATAAAATTAACGCCAACCCAGATCACATCATAGCAGTTGCAGAATTAGACGGAAAAATTGTTGGATCTACAACACTACTCATAGAATCAAAATTTATCCACAATGGTGGATTGGTTGGACATATTGAGGATGTAGTGGTAAACAAAGAGCATCAAGGTAAGGAAATTGGTGAGAAAATCATGAAGCATCTTATCAACAAATCAAAAAATCGAGGCTGTTACAAGACAATTTTAGATTGTACAGATGATGTAAAACCATTTTATGAAAAACTAGGCTTCAAACAAGTAGGCAATGAATTAAGATTAGATAATATTTAG
- a CDS encoding nucleotidyltransferase family protein has product MKTVILAGGLGTRLLPLTKKTPKPMLPLGKKPILEHLIDWNKKNGVKSIVLCVSHLRETIEDYFGDGEKFGVNIEYAISNKPLATAGQLKTAEKFIDDTFVCMYGDSIFDFNLRNMIKQHKTKKAFVTMSLNEYKTNLEYGVIDVSKTGKVLSWKEKPEIKANVNMGCYVMEPKVLNLIPKNKPYGMDDVIKKAMTNKKLVSSFITKNGFTDIGNKESYEKASKEHTQRRGKK; this is encoded by the coding sequence GTGAAGACAGTGATTTTAGCAGGAGGTCTAGGTACCAGATTGCTTCCATTGACTAAGAAAACTCCAAAACCAATGTTACCATTAGGTAAAAAACCAATTTTAGAACACCTCATAGATTGGAATAAAAAAAACGGAGTAAAATCAATTGTTTTGTGTGTAAGTCATCTTAGAGAAACAATTGAGGACTATTTTGGAGATGGTGAGAAATTTGGAGTAAATATAGAATATGCAATTTCAAACAAACCACTTGCCACTGCAGGTCAACTAAAAACTGCAGAGAAATTCATTGACGATACTTTTGTTTGCATGTATGGAGATTCAATATTTGATTTTAATCTTAGAAATATGATCAAACAGCACAAAACAAAAAAAGCATTTGTTACAATGAGTCTAAACGAATACAAAACCAATTTAGAATATGGTGTAATTGATGTATCAAAAACAGGTAAAGTGCTAAGCTGGAAAGAAAAACCAGAGATAAAGGCCAATGTAAACATGGGTTGCTATGTAATGGAACCAAAAGTACTCAATCTGATTCCAAAGAACAAACCATATGGAATGGATGACGTGATAAAAAAGGCCATGACTAATAAAAAATTAGTCAGCAGTTTCATTACAAAAAATGGATTTACAGATATAGGAAATAAAGAATCATATGAAAAAGCATCTAAGGAACATACTCAAAGACGAGGAAAGAAATGA
- the thiD gene encoding bifunctional hydroxymethylpyrimidine kinase/phosphomethylpyrimidine kinase — protein MNLLSIGGSDPSSGAGIQSDVKSFSELGAYGLTVITAITGQNTSSFGMIEPVSKKILENQLESVLNDFKIDGIKIGMVFNSEIIKTLYQQLKKIKIPIVVDPVIKSTTGGALIQNKAIKDFQKYIIPLATVITPNRFEAEILSKLKINSKNTVEKIAKNIQKMGAKNVIITGIEGKNNQIADFVQERNTKYLISGEKISSTNHGSGCNYSAAIVYAIANKKTIRESVKFAKEFAYNSIKNAKKVGMGIKITDIQNNDKINSELSQSINEFVKIKNIYRNIPECQTNFVYSKSKPKSTKDILGLSGRIVKAGNEVIVAGNLTYGGSKHVATALLTVNKKFSEIHSAINLKYEKSIISKIKKSKLSVSSYDRVKEPNDVKIKGSSIEWGIQNAIKNLKSPPDVIFHKGDFGKEPMIIIFGDNPKSILKKLSKITG, from the coding sequence ATGAATCTGCTTTCTATTGGAGGATCCGACCCATCATCAGGGGCAGGAATTCAAAGTGATGTAAAGTCATTTTCAGAATTGGGAGCATATGGATTAACAGTAATCACTGCAATTACAGGTCAGAATACTTCAAGTTTTGGAATGATTGAACCAGTATCAAAAAAAATATTGGAAAATCAACTTGAATCAGTATTAAATGATTTTAAAATTGACGGAATTAAAATAGGAATGGTGTTTAATTCTGAAATAATTAAAACACTATACCAACAATTAAAAAAAATAAAAATTCCAATTGTTGTAGATCCAGTTATCAAATCTACAACTGGTGGAGCACTGATACAAAATAAAGCAATTAAAGATTTTCAAAAATACATAATTCCACTTGCAACAGTTATCACCCCAAATAGATTCGAGGCAGAAATATTATCAAAATTAAAGATAAATTCAAAAAACACAGTAGAGAAAATTGCAAAAAACATCCAAAAAATGGGAGCAAAGAATGTAATAATTACAGGAATAGAAGGAAAAAATAATCAGATAGCAGATTTTGTCCAAGAGAGAAATACAAAATATCTAATTTCAGGTGAAAAAATTAGCAGTACAAACCATGGAAGTGGATGCAATTATTCAGCCGCGATTGTTTATGCAATAGCAAACAAAAAAACAATCCGCGAATCTGTAAAATTTGCAAAGGAATTTGCATATAATTCAATTAAAAATGCAAAAAAAGTTGGAATGGGAATAAAGATAACAGATATTCAGAACAATGACAAGATAAATTCAGAATTATCCCAGTCAATTAATGAATTTGTAAAAATTAAAAATATTTACAGGAACATTCCTGAATGTCAAACAAATTTTGTATATTCTAAATCAAAACCCAAATCCACTAAAGATATCTTAGGGTTATCAGGAAGAATTGTTAAAGCAGGAAACGAAGTCATAGTTGCAGGCAATCTGACATATGGGGGCTCAAAACATGTTGCTACTGCATTGCTTACAGTAAATAAAAAATTTTCAGAAATTCATTCTGCAATAAATTTGAAATATGAAAAATCAATAATTTCTAAAATTAAAAAATCAAAATTATCAGTTTCTAGCTATGACAGAGTTAAAGAGCCCAATGATGTAAAAATTAAAGGATCATCGATAGAGTGGGGAATTCAAAATGCAATAAAAAATTTGAAATCACCTCCAGATGTTATTTTTCATAAGGGAGATTTTGGAAAAGAGCCAATGATAATAATTTTTGGAGATAACCCCAAAAGTATTTTGAAAAAATTATCAAAAATTACAGGATGA
- the thiC gene encoding phosphomethylpyrimidine synthase ThiC, with product MATQMTSARRGVATDEMKQVAKDEDVSLEWLIPKIAKGSIIIPSNNVRPQKIHNVGIGKGLKTKVNVNIGTSTLNVNLDEEVEKAKVAIKYHADTIMDLSDGGDVKEIRRTLMDAAPITFGTVPIYEAYNYGVEVHKNPLNLTEDDYIKAFENNAKDGVDYTTVHCGITKDIAKRILKVQRYGGVVSKGGTITAAWMLKHDKENPYITHYDYMMEIAKKYDVTFSLGDALRPGSILDSHDELQVQEMINISRLTKRAHEQDIQVMVEGPGHVPLNEVAANVRLAKSLIGDVPYYVLGPLVTDVASGHDHIASAIGAAVSASEGVDLLCYLTPSEHLALPNADEVKAGLIAYRIAAHAGDLVKIRDKVIKWDMEMTEARRTLDWEKQLALSIDPEEAAKIHSRTGQHPGNNVPCTMCGGACVYMMLPQQKKYEKENENLQQVE from the coding sequence ATGGCAACTCAAATGACTTCTGCAAGACGTGGAGTAGCAACTGATGAAATGAAACAAGTTGCAAAAGACGAGGATGTTTCACTTGAATGGCTAATTCCTAAAATTGCAAAGGGCTCAATAATTATTCCAAGCAATAACGTGAGACCTCAAAAAATACACAATGTTGGAATCGGTAAGGGGTTGAAAACTAAAGTTAATGTCAACATTGGAACATCTACATTAAATGTTAATCTTGATGAAGAAGTAGAAAAAGCTAAAGTTGCAATAAAGTATCATGCAGACACTATAATGGATCTAAGTGATGGCGGTGATGTTAAAGAAATACGTCGAACACTGATGGATGCTGCACCGATCACATTTGGAACTGTTCCAATTTACGAAGCTTACAATTACGGAGTTGAAGTTCACAAGAATCCTTTGAATTTAACTGAAGATGATTACATCAAAGCATTTGAAAATAATGCAAAAGATGGAGTTGATTATACAACAGTTCATTGTGGAATTACTAAAGATATTGCAAAAAGAATTCTCAAAGTTCAACGATATGGTGGTGTTGTTAGTAAAGGTGGCACAATAACTGCTGCTTGGATGTTAAAACATGATAAAGAAAATCCATACATCACTCATTATGATTACATGATGGAGATAGCCAAAAAATATGATGTTACATTTAGCCTTGGAGATGCATTAAGACCAGGCTCAATTTTAGATTCTCATGATGAATTACAAGTTCAAGAGATGATTAACATCTCTAGATTAACTAAACGTGCACATGAACAAGATATTCAAGTGATGGTTGAAGGACCAGGACACGTTCCATTAAATGAAGTTGCTGCAAACGTAAGACTTGCAAAATCTCTAATTGGCGATGTTCCATATTATGTTCTAGGACCCTTAGTCACTGATGTTGCATCTGGCCATGATCATATTGCTAGTGCAATTGGTGCAGCAGTTTCTGCAAGTGAAGGTGTTGATCTTTTATGTTATCTTACACCTTCTGAACATTTAGCATTACCAAATGCCGATGAGGTAAAGGCTGGATTAATCGCATATAGAATTGCAGCTCATGCTGGAGACCTTGTAAAGATTCGTGACAAAGTTATCAAATGGGATATGGAAATGACTGAAGCCCGACGTACTTTAGATTGGGAGAAGCAACTAGCATTATCTATTGATCCTGAAGAGGCTGCAAAAATTCATAGTAGAACAGGACAGCATCCTGGCAATAATGTTCCTTGTACTATGTGTGGTGGTGCTTGTGTCTACATGATGTTGCCACAACAGAAAAAATACGAAAAAGAAAATGAAAATTTACAACAAGTTGAATAA
- a CDS encoding NUDIX domain-containing protein, whose translation MRSTKIVTSFIKDNEKLLILKRSDKVKSMKGLWAGISGIIENKEEPLSRAKIEIFEEAGITEDKITLIKASEEMKIHSPQYKNHEWEIFPFLFESSKPTIKLNWENSEFKWINMDELENYETVPSLQKVLFNLL comes from the coding sequence ATGCGTTCTACAAAGATCGTTACATCATTCATTAAAGATAATGAAAAATTACTAATTCTCAAGCGGAGTGATAAAGTAAAATCCATGAAGGGATTGTGGGCAGGAATTAGCGGAATTATTGAAAATAAGGAAGAGCCTCTTTCAAGAGCAAAAATTGAAATTTTTGAGGAAGCAGGAATTACAGAAGACAAAATCACACTAATCAAAGCAAGTGAAGAAATGAAAATTCATTCACCTCAATACAAAAATCATGAATGGGAGATATTCCCATTTTTGTTTGAATCAAGTAAACCTACAATCAAACTAAACTGGGAGAACTCAGAGTTCAAATGGATTAACATGGATGAATTAGAAAATTATGAAACAGTGCCAAGCCTTCAAAAAGTATTATTCAACTTGTTGTAA
- a CDS encoding prephenate dehydrogenase/arogenate dehydrogenase family protein: protein MKKITIIGAGGQMGQWFVKYFASEGFEVTGYDSENKVSGKDVKISESLVGGILKADYVVLCTPTRRTPEIIRLIAKEMKRDTYLIEISSEKSKVVSSLSKMPAKINPICIHPMFGPGTKTIKGQNIISVPIKDAKKELTVAKALFSGANFVTIDAAEHDKKIAVILGLTHLMNLVFANIISKDEKMNLTEKMSGTTFRVQKTLAESIMTESPELIETIIANPEIRRVAEELWKDIGRLLTAVQESKTEEVIDYIKECQERLAKHTDVTESYKRMTKMVKAVEK from the coding sequence TTGAAAAAGATCACAATAATTGGCGCAGGGGGTCAAATGGGACAATGGTTTGTAAAATATTTTGCAAGCGAAGGATTTGAAGTAACAGGGTATGACTCTGAAAATAAAGTATCTGGAAAAGACGTTAAAATATCAGAATCACTAGTAGGGGGAATTTTAAAAGCAGATTATGTTGTTCTTTGTACACCTACGAGAAGAACACCCGAGATAATCAGACTGATTGCAAAAGAGATGAAACGAGACACATATCTAATTGAAATATCATCTGAAAAATCCAAAGTAGTATCATCATTATCAAAAATGCCAGCAAAAATTAATCCAATCTGTATTCATCCAATGTTTGGTCCAGGTACCAAAACAATCAAAGGCCAAAATATTATTTCAGTTCCAATCAAAGATGCCAAAAAAGAATTAACTGTTGCAAAAGCATTGTTTAGTGGAGCAAACTTTGTCACAATAGATGCAGCAGAACATGACAAAAAGATAGCAGTAATTTTAGGATTAACACATTTAATGAATTTAGTTTTTGCAAACATCATTTCAAAAGATGAAAAGATGAATCTCACAGAAAAAATGTCAGGTACAACTTTCAGAGTTCAAAAAACATTGGCAGAAAGTATCATGACAGAATCTCCAGAACTAATTGAGACCATCATTGCAAACCCAGAGATACGAAGAGTGGCAGAAGAACTTTGGAAAGACATTGGCAGATTACTAACAGCTGTTCAAGAATCAAAGACAGAAGAAGTGATAGACTACATCAAAGAATGCCAAGAGAGACTTGCCAAACATACGGATGTAACTGAATCCTACAAAAGAATGACAAAAATGGTAAAAGCAGTCGAAAAATAG
- a CDS encoding aminotransferase class I/II-fold pyridoxal phosphate-dependent enzyme: protein MSDINDLRNKMDEVTLKMIELLKTRTDIAKEIGEVKKNIGKGVTDEAREDSLRGKVISLCNNIGLDETMATKFLNFLLNESVKVQSRNKQTHLSIFLKAKSLEAQGKKIIHMEVGEPDFLPPKIVKDALEEVFDKGFLKYGQVKGMPVFRESLAKYVSKKFNVNIQQDNIIVSPGARFSIFTAITTLLNPGDEMIVIEPAWPAYKDCALNAGIKVRTINTTVEDKWEPSVEQIKSTINSNTKMIVLNYPNNPTGKILNEKLQDEIIQLAKENNLYILSDEIYSQYAKTSWKSILSYNYEKSIVTQSFSKSHAMTGFRVGYGIADSKIIEKMAKLEALCLTNVPEAIQYVAMKALEADTSNNTNTVQTRLDVLSKKASEMGLDFVVPDGAMYLFARINQEGFDGVNFANSALEKGLAVAPGEGFGNYKNFIRLSACQDEEVLVEGMNILGNIMRTNN from the coding sequence ATGTCAGATATCAACGATCTTCGAAACAAAATGGATGAGGTCACTCTAAAAATGATAGAGTTACTAAAAACTAGAACAGATATTGCAAAAGAGATTGGAGAAGTCAAAAAAAATATCGGTAAAGGAGTAACAGACGAAGCAAGAGAAGATAGCCTACGTGGAAAAGTAATTTCACTGTGTAACAATATCGGATTAGATGAAACAATGGCAACAAAGTTTCTAAATTTTCTATTAAATGAATCAGTAAAAGTTCAATCTAGAAATAAACAAACACATCTCTCAATTTTCTTAAAAGCAAAATCACTTGAAGCACAAGGGAAAAAAATTATCCATATGGAAGTTGGAGAGCCTGACTTTTTACCACCAAAAATAGTCAAAGATGCATTAGAAGAAGTATTTGATAAAGGCTTTCTAAAATATGGCCAAGTAAAAGGAATGCCAGTCTTTAGGGAATCACTTGCAAAATATGTATCAAAAAAATTCAATGTGAATATTCAACAAGACAACATAATTGTAAGCCCCGGTGCAAGATTTTCAATTTTCACAGCAATAACTACTCTTTTGAATCCAGGAGATGAGATGATAGTAATTGAGCCTGCATGGCCTGCTTACAAAGATTGTGCACTGAATGCAGGGATTAAAGTTAGAACCATCAATACAACTGTTGAAGACAAGTGGGAACCATCTGTAGAGCAGATCAAAAGTACAATTAATTCAAATACAAAAATGATCGTTCTGAATTATCCAAACAATCCCACAGGAAAAATTCTAAATGAAAAATTACAAGATGAAATTATCCAGTTAGCAAAAGAAAATAATCTATACATTCTCAGTGACGAAATTTATTCACAATATGCAAAGACTAGCTGGAAAAGCATTCTAAGTTACAATTATGAGAAAAGTATCGTAACACAATCATTTTCAAAATCACATGCAATGACCGGATTTAGAGTAGGGTACGGTATTGCCGATTCAAAAATAATCGAAAAAATGGCAAAACTAGAAGCATTATGTCTTACAAATGTCCCTGAAGCAATTCAATATGTAGCCATGAAAGCCCTTGAAGCAGACACATCCAACAATACTAATACAGTACAAACCCGACTAGATGTGTTGTCTAAAAAAGCAAGTGAGATGGGACTAGATTTTGTAGTCCCTGATGGTGCAATGTACCTTTTTGCAAGAATCAATCAAGAGGGCTTTGATGGAGTCAATTTCGCCAATAGTGCCTTAGAGAAAGGTTTGGCAGTAGCTCCAGGTGAAGGATTTGGAAATTACAAGAACTTTATCAGATTATCTGCATGCCAAGATGAAGAGGTTTTGGTTGAAGGAATGAATATACTTGGTAACATAATGAGGACTAACAATTGA
- the aroC gene encoding chorismate synthase: protein MLPGSSIGQRLVLTSFGESHGKSIGAVLDGCPAGLEIDEKDIQKMLDLRKPGQNLISTQRKEGDVVEIISGVFRGHTTGAPITMVIWNSDQKSKDYENLKTKLRPGHSDYPAMTKYNHYNDHRGGGRFSGRLTATHVMGGAIARKLLKVTLGVETNSFTSQIGKIKMEKEFNSKMINSIYKNEVRCPETKTAKTMRENILNARKKGDSLGGIIESVTTNVPVGLGEPIFSSLESDLSKAIFSIPSVKGIEFGSGFQGSELFGSENNDLYVVKRGKIVTETNRSGGILGGISNGMPITMRIAFKPASSIAQKQKTVDIKTKKETILQVKGRHDPCVVPRAPPVVDSLVALTIADHALLSGAIKPVL, encoded by the coding sequence ATGTTGCCGGGAAGTTCTATTGGTCAGCGTCTTGTTTTAACAAGTTTTGGCGAAAGTCATGGAAAATCAATCGGGGCAGTTTTAGATGGATGTCCTGCAGGATTAGAAATCGATGAAAAAGATATTCAAAAAATGCTAGACCTTAGAAAGCCAGGTCAGAATTTAATCTCTACTCAAAGAAAAGAAGGAGACGTAGTTGAAATAATTTCAGGTGTTTTCAGAGGTCATACAACAGGAGCACCAATTACAATGGTAATTTGGAACAGTGATCAAAAATCAAAAGATTATGAAAATTTGAAAACAAAGCTAAGACCAGGTCATTCAGATTATCCTGCCATGACAAAATATAATCACTATAATGATCACAGAGGAGGAGGGAGATTCTCAGGTAGATTAACAGCTACCCATGTTATGGGAGGAGCTATTGCAAGAAAATTACTCAAAGTAACACTAGGTGTTGAAACAAACTCATTCACATCACAGATTGGAAAAATAAAGATGGAAAAAGAATTCAATAGTAAAATGATTAATTCAATTTATAAAAATGAAGTAAGATGTCCAGAAACTAAAACAGCAAAAACCATGAGAGAAAACATTCTAAATGCAAGAAAGAAAGGCGACTCACTTGGTGGAATAATTGAATCAGTTACAACAAATGTTCCAGTAGGATTAGGTGAACCCATTTTTAGTTCATTAGAATCAGATTTGAGTAAAGCAATTTTTTCAATTCCATCAGTGAAAGGAATTGAATTTGGTTCAGGATTTCAAGGTTCAGAACTTTTTGGTTCTGAAAATAATGACTTGTATGTAGTAAAGAGAGGAAAAATCGTTACTGAAACAAACAGATCTGGTGGAATTCTAGGTGGAATTTCAAATGGAATGCCAATTACAATGAGAATCGCTTTCAAGCCAGCATCGTCTATTGCTCAAAAGCAGAAAACGGTAGATATCAAAACAAAAAAAGAAACTATTCTACAAGTCAAAGGAAGACACGATCCATGTGTAGTACCCAGAGCTCCACCAGTAGTAGATTCACTTGTGGCATTAACAATAGCAGATCATGCACTCCTATCAGGAGCAATTAAACCAGTTCTCTAA
- the aroA gene encoding 3-phosphoshikimate 1-carboxyvinyltransferase encodes MKCKIQKSKITGQIICPPNKSYTHRAIFLASLAGKNSTVENVLLSADTKATIETCKKFGAEIEIADSSIIVKNPIKIGTKVPEIDTENSGTTMRIASGIASLYSEEITLTGDSSLQKRPMQPLLDALSSIGAQCSSTDGKPPIKIKGKIIGGEVKIPGNFSSQFISSLLICAPLTEKGINLTIEGNLVSKPYLDATIATMRKFGVTVQTLIPYKRYNISPQIYKESTFTVPIDFSSLALLLSATVLNGEDITIKGNMGNLPQGDEVFIDILEQLGVQIMMDDEQIKIKSPEKLKGGKFNLSNSPDLLPPLAILALCSSGPIEIFNVKHARLKETDRIAIISRELVKLGINIQEKEDGMILEASENISGADLISEEDHRLFMAFCIAGMYVGNCTVTDPESVKVSYPNFVEEMNRMGAKILVD; translated from the coding sequence ATGAAGTGTAAAATTCAAAAATCAAAAATAACAGGACAGATAATTTGTCCTCCAAACAAAAGCTATACACACAGAGCAATTTTTCTAGCATCACTTGCTGGAAAAAACAGTACTGTAGAGAATGTATTACTCTCAGCAGATACTAAAGCAACAATTGAGACATGTAAGAAATTTGGAGCAGAAATTGAGATTGCTGATTCATCAATAATTGTTAAAAATCCAATAAAAATAGGCACAAAAGTACCTGAAATTGATACTGAGAATTCAGGTACTACAATGAGAATTGCCTCAGGCATAGCAAGTCTGTATTCTGAGGAAATCACTCTAACTGGAGATTCAAGTTTACAAAAAAGACCAATGCAGCCCCTCTTAGATGCATTATCAAGTATTGGAGCACAGTGTAGTTCAACTGATGGAAAACCGCCAATCAAAATTAAAGGAAAAATAATTGGAGGAGAAGTAAAGATTCCAGGGAATTTTTCTAGCCAGTTTATCTCTTCATTATTAATTTGTGCACCACTAACTGAGAAAGGAATCAATCTCACCATTGAAGGAAACCTAGTATCAAAGCCATATCTTGATGCAACAATTGCCACAATGCGAAAGTTTGGCGTAACAGTGCAAACACTAATTCCATACAAAAGGTACAACATATCTCCACAAATTTACAAAGAATCTACATTTACTGTTCCAATAGATTTTTCAAGTCTTGCACTACTTCTTTCTGCAACTGTTCTAAACGGTGAGGACATTACAATAAAGGGAAACATGGGGAATTTACCTCAAGGAGATGAAGTGTTTATAGATATTTTAGAACAGTTAGGAGTTCAAATAATGATGGATGATGAACAAATCAAAATTAAATCTCCTGAAAAACTAAAGGGAGGAAAATTTAATTTGAGTAATTCACCAGATCTTCTTCCACCACTTGCAATTTTGGCATTATGTTCATCTGGACCAATTGAAATATTTAATGTAAAACATGCAAGATTAAAAGAGACAGATAGAATTGCAATCATTTCAAGAGAATTAGTAAAACTTGGAATTAATATTCAAGAAAAAGAAGACGGTATGATTTTAGAAGCATCAGAAAATATTTCAGGTGCAGATTTAATATCAGAAGAAGACCACAGATTATTCATGGCATTTTGTATTGCAGGAATGTATGTTGGTAATTGTACAGTTACAGATCCGGAATCAGTCAAAGTTTCATATCCAAATTTTGTAGAGGAGATGAATCGTATGGGTGCAAAAATCTTAGTTGATTGA
- a CDS encoding shikimate kinase — MAKAKATVHGAVSLVNAIANHKGATLGIELKVEATVETSPGKGISIQSENKSLSSRLINKTIEKIVSKKDLEQNKIIITLDSEIPTGYGLKSSSAISSAVALACAKIFKPKFTDQQILLAGVDASIESKVSITGAYDDACSCYYGGFNVTDNAKKKRIQFEKGPSNLIAVIFIPKNRKRGNLKKLKILSSIFENAWELARKANYWDAMIINGLATASILNSDSKIITELIEKGALGASVSGNGPSIAAVTKKENETAIKKVFSTLEGNIIVSKISNKKAEVHEV; from the coding sequence ATGGCAAAAGCAAAGGCTACAGTCCATGGGGCAGTTTCATTGGTAAATGCAATTGCAAATCATAAAGGGGCCACCCTAGGAATTGAGCTTAAAGTAGAGGCTACAGTAGAGACCAGCCCAGGAAAAGGGATTTCAATACAATCTGAGAATAAGAGCCTAAGTTCTCGCTTGATTAACAAAACAATTGAAAAAATTGTTTCAAAAAAAGACTTGGAGCAAAACAAGATCATAATTACATTAGATTCAGAAATCCCAACAGGTTACGGATTAAAAAGTTCAAGCGCTATTTCTTCAGCCGTTGCCCTAGCATGTGCAAAAATATTCAAACCAAAATTCACTGATCAGCAAATTTTACTTGCAGGAGTAGATGCATCAATTGAATCCAAAGTCAGCATTACCGGAGCATACGATGATGCATGTTCTTGTTATTATGGGGGATTTAATGTTACAGACAATGCAAAAAAGAAGAGAATACAATTTGAAAAGGGGCCATCCAACCTAATTGCAGTAATATTTATTCCAAAAAATAGAAAAAGAGGAAACTTAAAAAAACTCAAGATTCTCTCATCAATTTTTGAAAATGCATGGGAGTTAGCCAGAAAAGCAAACTATTGGGATGCAATGATAATAAACGGATTAGCTACTGCATCAATATTAAATTCAGATTCTAAAATTATTACAGAACTAATTGAAAAAGGCGCACTAGGAGCATCAGTTTCTGGAAATGGACCATCAATTGCAGCAGTAACAAAAAAAGAAAATGAAACTGCAATCAAAAAAGTATTCTCAACATTAGAAGGAAACATAATCGTTTCAAAAATTAGCAATAAAAAGGCAGAAGTTCATGAAGTGTAA